The following is a genomic window from Hyphomicrobiales bacterium.
ATGATGCGCCTGTCCCGCCATGGGCCCGAGGCCGCCCATCTGCCAGTAGAGCCACTGCAGCGCCTCGAAGCGAGGGCGGCGCTCGTGCGCCAGAAGCCTGCCGGTCTTGTCGGCGAGATATTCAAGGATGGCGCCGGATTCGAACACCGGCAGCGGCCCTCCACCATCCTCCGGCGCGTGGTCGATGATCGCGGGAATGCGGTTATTGGGGCTGACCTTGAGGAAATCGGGCTTGAACTGATCGCCCGCGGAGATGTTGACGGGTGTGATGCGGTAAGGGAGGCCCAGTTCCTCCAGAGCGATCACGATCTTATGGCCATTGGGCGTCGTCCAGTACAGAAGCTCGATCACAGCGTCATTCCTCCAGTCCTGGCCCCATTCTTGACAAGACTGTCAAGTTTGACGCCTATGTCAAGAATGAAATGAGGCGGGATAGTGCGATGGTCGGGATACGCCAGTTCGACGAGGAGACGCTTTTGGAGCAGGCGGAAGCTGTGTTCCGCGCGAAGGGCTTCGAAGCGACCTCGATGGCTGATCTCGCCGAGGCGACCGGTGTGCAGCGCGGCAGCCTCTACAATGCCTATGGCGACAAGGAGGAGCTTTTCCTGCGCAGCTTCGCGCGCTATGAGGCCCGTTTTCTCGGGGCGGCGAAGGAAGCGCTTCTCATCGAGGATCCGCGCGCGGCCGTGACCGCCTTCCTTGATGCCGCCATCGCCAATATGACAATCGCGCCGACAGGGCGTGGATGCCTGACGACGCGCACGGCGGTGGAGGCAAGGCAGGCCGGGGGACGCATACGCGACGGCCTCCGCAGGCTGATGTCCGAGCTGGAGACAACGCTAAGGACTGCCTTGAGCCGCCCGGGCGCTGCTGGGCGGCTTGCGCTGTCCCCCGAGCAGGCCGCGCGCCTTCTTGTGGTCTTTACGCGCGGTCTTGCGGTGATGGAGCGACTGGACGTGGCACCGGACGCGCTACGCGCCGATGCCCACGCCCTGGTCGATTTGCTTGTGCCGGCGTGAGCGCTCAGGGCAGTTTGATAGACTTGTCGAGGTAATCATTGGTGAAATAGGGGCCAGGGCCCAATTTCACGTTGAACAGCGTCTCGATCATGGCGACGTCGGCCTGCACCCGTTCGGGATCATAGGCGCCGATCGCCACCTTGCGGCCGATATCATCGGCGATCAGTGTCTCCACACGCTTCCAGTTCGCCAGGACATCGTCCGCGTTCTGGCTCGTCTCGGAGGCCAGCACTGCGGTGCAGGGCTTCGGATTCTCGAAACAGGCGCGGATGGCCTTCTGCGAAACCTTGAGGAATTTTTTGAGCGTCTCGGGGTTGTTCTTCATATAGGCGCCACTGGTGAAGATGCTGAGCCCATAAGGGTTCACGCCGAGTTCGCGCAGCGAGACGTAGCCGAGATCCTTGCCGAAGGACTTCTCATAGACGTCGTGAACGCTGTAAAGGTGCGGCGAGACGTCGATGATGCCCGCTTGCAAGGACGCGACCTTGGCCTCCGGCGCGATATTCACCCAGGTCACGGATTCGGCCGGGATGCCGATGGCCTTGGCGATGACCGGCCAGATGGGGCGCACCGCGTCACCTGCGGGCGCACCGATCTTCTTGCCGGCGATGTCCTTCGGGGAGGAAATGCTTCCGCCTTTCTTCCAGTAGAGTCCGAAGGCGGTGTTGGCATAGAGCGCCATGACGCCGACGGCATCGATATTCTTGCTGCGCCCCTCGAGGATGTTCGCCATGTCGGCGATGCCGACCGCGACCTGTCCGGCCGCCACGCGCGGTATGGTTGCGGCCGAGCCGCGGCCGCCCTCGATGGTCAGGTCGATGCCCTCATCCGCATACCAGCCCATCTTGCGGGCATAGTAATAGGGGCTGTGGTCTCCCTGCGGGACCCAGTTCAAGAGCAATGTCATTTTCTCCGCAGCCTGCGCGGCGGGCGCAATAGCTGTGGCTCCGAGTAGAATACCGAATTGGGCCGCGGCGATAACAGCCAATCTACGGGTCATGCGTTTCATTTTATCCTCCCCAATGATCATTGCCTTCATCCGCCCCAGGCGGACCTAAAAGGTTGCTTTGCTCTCAGCCGGTAGCGATGTCTCTGGACGCATCTGAACGCTGGTGAGTGGTACGCTGCGGCGCGGCGTCAGGGTCGTGCCGAAACCGGGCGCGGCGAGAGTGGAGCCAAGCCGGATTTGTCCGGCCCCAATGCGAAGGCCCTCTGGCCCGTAAACATCGGGGTGCAAGGCCTCGATCGCCGCGCGTTCGTCGTTCGGCAGCGCGGCGGTTCCCGGACCGAAATGGTGGCCGTTGCGCTCGCAGTCCGCGACGCGGATGGCTGCCGCAGCGGCGAGATTCTGTTGCAGCGCGATGCCGGGCTGGACGCACAGATCCTCTGCGGTGATAAAGCCGCCGGCCGCTGACGCCCGTGCCGCGTTGCGCAGGCCGTGCAAGACACCCTTGCAGGTTTTCATGCTGACGCCGGCATAGCCGAGCGCCATCGCCCGCGCAAAAGCGTCGTCGCTGTCATCGGACTCGTCGATGATAACAGGCCAGGGCAGGGCGAGCCGCCGAAGATCGACGGACAACGCCAGCCTGCGATGAAGCGGCTGCTCCACATAGACGATCGAGGCTACGAAGCGCCTGAGGCGCGGCTGCCGGACAAGTTCCGCCATCACCCCGGCGAAGATGTCGAGGTCGTCGAAAGCTTCATTTGCGTCGAGGCTGATGCGGTACGCGGGTAACGCCGCATCGAGAAGGCTCGCGATTGCCTCCAGGCGATCAAGCGCTTCAAGCGAGCCGCCAAGTTTGACCTTGAAACGATCGATACCGGTGGCCGCGATGACCTCCTCCAGCGTGACGGGCTTTCCATCAGCGGGGTCACCAGCGAAATCCGCCGCGCTGAGGGGATCGGCGAGGCCGACGGTGTGGCGAACACCGATGCGCTGTGGTGGTGCGTCGCGAGAGGTGAGCCACGCGCGGTAGGCATTTCCCTCGTCGGCCGCAAGGCCAAGAAGGTCACACGCCACGATCTCCTCGAAGGAGAGATCGAGAGCGCGGCACAGGCCATCGATCGTGGCCCGCTCTACGAGTGCGACCCCGAAGGCCCGCTCCAGCGCCGTCAGCCCGGCCTTGGCCAGCGCAGTGTCGCTTGCCATCGCGCTCGTCAGTTCTCGCTCAAGCGCGGCGACGTCAGGCAGGTCCGAGGCGATGGCGCCGGCGATTTCGGCGGCGCGGATCGCCGCCAGCTTCAGCCGGTCGGCGCTCTCATCCGCGCCAACGCCAGGGTCTTTTTCAAACCATTTGGGCGCGGCGATTTCCGCGGCATAGCCCGTAATGGCGCGTCCCCCAATCACCGCGTCGAGCGCAAGGTGCACTTCCGCGAAACGGCTGACGGTGACGCGGCCGTAGTGGAACGGGATGCGCAACGGCCAGTGGCGCTCGCCAAGCCGTGCTTCCATCACGCGTATCCGGGGCCGGTCGTCCATCAGGCTCGCCTTTTTTGCCGCGCTTCAGTCTCGTCGCTTGTTAGTCAGACCCGTCAGTGCATTGCCGATCAGTGCATTCCCAGGAGGCCGTAGATCTGGCGGGTATAGGCGCCGAAGGCGTCGTGGGTCTTGATGTCGAGGGTGCGAGGTTCCGGCAGGTCTATGGGGATCAGCGCGGCCATCCGCGCTGGCCGCGCCGTCAGCACAACCACCTGCGTGCCGAGGAACACCGCCTCCGAAATGCCGTGCGTGACGAAGAGAATCGTCTTGCCGCTGTCCTTCCAGATCCGGCGCAGCTCGATATTCATGCGCTCGCGCGTCAAGGCATCGAGTGCGCCGAAGGGCTCGTCCATGAGTACGAGCTTCGGGTCGTGCACGAGCGCGCGGGCAATGGAGACGCGCTGCTGCATGCCGCCGGAGAGCTCATAGGGGAACTTGTCCTCGAAACCGGCGAGGCCGACCAGGGCGAGGAGGTGCCGCGCACGCTCCCGGCTCTCCCTGACCGGCAGGCCGAGGATCTCGGCGGGCAGCATGACGTTGTCGAGGATGCGCCGCCATTTCAGCAGCAACGCCTGCTGGAACACCATGCCGATGTCGCGGCCGGGGTCGAAGGGTTGTCGATCGTTGCCGATACGCACAACCCCTCCGTCGTGGCCGTGCAGCCCGGCGAGGATCTTCAGCAGCGTGCTCTTGCCGCAGCCGGACGGGCCGACCAGCGTGATCAACTCGCCCTCCGCCACATCGAAGGTCGCGTCGGAGACGGCCAGGAACTCCTGGCCGCGCTGCCGATAGACCTTGCGCACGCCCTGCAGGTGGATGAAAGGCGGTGGGGCATCCGGCGTTGGCTGGCCGCTGGCGATCGAGGCGCTTGTGTTCAGCGTGGTGAGCATATCTCTCTCCTCAATCGAGACGGGCGTCGGCGACGACGAACAGGCGCTCGCCGAAAACGACAAGTCCGTAGAGCACGATGCCGATCATCGAGATCAACGCGAGGCACATGAACATCGCCGGCGTGTCGAGGCTCGACTGCACCTGCAGCATGAGATAGCCGAGGCCGCGTTCGGAGCCGATGAACTCGCCGACGACCGCACCCGCGACGGCCAGCACCGCCGCGACGCGCATGCCTGAGAAGATGTAGGGCAGGGCGCTCGGCAGCTGGATCTTGGTGAAGATCTGCTGGCGGGAGCCGCGAAGCGCCCGCACGAGATCGACAAGATCCGATTCCACCTCGCGTAGGCCGCGCGCCGTGGTGATCACGATGGGGAAGAAGCAGATCGTGAAGGCGATGACGATGTTGGGAATGATGCCATAGCTGAGCCATACGATGAGCAGCGGCGCCATCGCCACCTTGGGGATCATGTTCAGCGTGACGAGAAGCGGCATGGCGGTGCGGCCGGTGACCGGCCACCAGGAAAACACGACAGCGAGAGCGACGCCGAAAATACTCGCCAGTATAAATCCACCAAATACTTCGATGGTGGTGATGTAGATATGCATTCCCCAGTTGTAGTGGGGCTGGAACAGCGTGCTGACGGTCTCCACCGGCGACGGCAGGATGAAGCGGGGTATGCCGCCCCAAGCGGTCACCGCATACCATAACGCCAGCAGGGCGAGATGGATGCCGATGGCCGGCCCCATCCGTCCGAGTTGCATCGCAAGACGCGGGGCCTCGCCGTTTCCGGTGCCCGGCGCCGCCTGGGCGGTATCGGCCATTAGAATACTCCCGAGCGCACTTCGAACTTGCTGGGCTTGCCGTAGAGCGGTTTGCCGCTCTTCATCCACTCCGCGACCCAGCGGACCATCGGATTGATGGGTACGACGGGATTGCCGAGGAGATCGGCGACGGCATCGCAATTGACGAAGAGGCAGCTGGTGCTCTCCTCGCCGGAGAATTTGGGTTCCACGCCGAAGAGTTCGCCGAACTGGGTGGCGATCTTGCGCACGCTGACCGCCTCCGGCCCGCCGATGTTGATCGGGCTCGCGGGCACGTCGCAATGGCGCAGCAGTCGGATCATCTGGGCGCTGGCATCGCCCTGCCAGATGATGTTGACGTGTCCGGTGTCGAGCGGGACGGGCTTGCCGTTGAGCACCCAGCTCGCGATTTCCTGCAGCACGCCGTAGCGCATGTCGATGGCGTAGACGAGCCGCGCTATCCGGCCGGGCGTGTCATGCAAGCGCGAGTAATACTGGAAGGTGCGCTCGCGCCCGACGACGGAGTTCGCATATTCGCCCGGCCGCGCGAAGGGCGGCATCTCCTCGGTCACGCCGCCATGCAGCGGGTTGGACCAGGGATAGACGTGGATGGTCGAGAAGGTGACGATGCGGGAGCCGGCGAAGGCGCGGGCGACGATGCCGGGGGCGATCGTGTTCATGGCCCAGAGGAAGTCTTCGCGGCCCTTGTAGTCGAATTTCAGCCCGGCCATGTAGATCACATTGGCCAGTTTCGGCAGTTCACCGACAGCCTTCTCGTCGAGAAGGTCACAGCGGATCGTCTCGACGCCGAAGCTCTGCAGATGGGCCTCGAGCCCTTCCTCCGAGAAGCGCGACACGCCGACGACGCGCTTGTGGGGGGCGGCGCGCTTGATCATCCGCGCGAGGCAGATGCCGACCTTGCCGGCGACGCCGAGGATGATCACGTCGCCCTCGATTTTCTCCAGGTCCTCGGCGAGTTCGAGCGTCGGCATGGACATGAAGTCCTCGAGATGCGCGACGTCGCGGAAGGCCTCGGGGAATAGGCCGGGATTGAGATAATCTGAATTGGGTCCCTGGCGGGTCAGCATGAAAATCCTCCCTTGTACCGATGGGCGTCGCATGGCTCTGCGTCGCCTGACTGTCTTTTGCGAAGCGGCCGGAGCCGCCCCTTAAGGTTGACTCAGGCGACGAGCGGCACGCTCGCGCCGCGCTCGGAGAGCCAGCGATCGAGGTTCGCCCGGACGAAGGCATCGTCATTCATTTCCGGGTAATGCGCATAGACGCGGTCGATCGCTTCCGCCTGTCCGGGGCTGAGCCGTTCGTTCGGATCAAGGCAGGTAATCCCTGTCAGAAGGCCCTGGCGACGCAGCACCTCCAGACAGCCGGGGATACATCCCACAAGATTGTGCGCGGCGTCGTAGATGGCGCCGTTGCAGTCCGTCACGACAGAGTCCTGGGCGAGGAGATCGACAGGGACGGCAGCCTCGTCCGGCAAGGCGTGGATGCGCGCGAGCAAATCGACGGCGCTTTTCGTCCAGACGCTCCAGTGCCCGAGAAGCCCGCCGCGGATGCGCGCCCGGCGCTCGGATCGGCCATCGGCGCTGCGGACCACGAAAGGCTGGAGGAGGTCGAGCACGATGTGATCATCGTTGCCGGTATAAAGCGTCACGCGGTCGGCGGCACCTGCGTCCACCACGGCGCGCACGATGTCGAGCGTCCGGTAGCGGTCGAACGGCGCCATCTTGATGGCGATGGCATTCTCGATCGCCGCGAATTCGCGCCAGAATTCATAGCTCAGATGGAAGCCGCCGACGGCGGGCAGCAGTGAAAAGCCGATGATCGGGATTTCCGCCGCGATACGCCGGCAGTGATCAAGCACCTCCGTCTCCGAGGTGCCCTTGAAGGCCGCGACATTGAGGAGAGCGGCGTGATACCCGAGCTCCCGCGCGACATCGGCCTCCTTCACCGCCTGCTCCGTGCGGCCGGTGACGCCGGCAACGAGGAGCGAGGGAACTGCCTGCCAATCGGACGCTGTTTCCGCCGCGATGCGCAGAACGGGCTCATAGAGGCCCACGGCGCGAATGGCGAATTGCGTTGTATGGACGCCGACGGCGACGCCCGTCGCTCCGGCATCGAGATAATAGCGGGTCAAGGCCCGCTGGCGCGTGACATCGAGCTTGCGGGTGCTGTCGAGCGCCAGCGGATGGGCCGGCAGGACGGCGCCTTTCCGTAGCGCGGCGATCAGGCGGGGATCGATGTCTGAATGATGGCGGGGCATGGTCGGGAGCCTCCGTGCGGGAAAAGGCGATTGTCTGCTCAGGCAGCCATCTCAGACGGCCATCTCGAGCGGGTGGGTTTCGGGTGCGAAATGGCGCGCGTCCATCAGCGGGAGCGGATCGCGGATGGCGACGGGCGCGAAAGCCATGCGGTCGAGGACATGGCTGCGCACATCGACACCGGGCGCGACTTCGGTCAGCACAAGGCCTTCCGGCGTCGCCTCGAATACCGCACGTTCGGTGACGACCAGCGCGGACTGGCCGCGTTGGGCAAGCCCCTCGAAAACGCGGTAGGTCACGCTCTCGGCCGTCTCGACGAATTTCGAGACACGCCCATCGCGGATGATGCGCAGCGCGCCGTCCTCGACGCGGGCGTCGAGACCACCGGTTGTGAAGGTGCCCGTGAAGACGAGACGGCGTGCATTGTGGGCGATGTCGATGAAGCCGCCGGCGCCTGGATTGGCATTGCCGAAACGGCTGACATTGACAACTCCGGTGGAGTCGAATTCCGCGAAGGCCAGCGCCGCGAAGCGGCAGAGACCGCCGTCGATCACATCGAACTGGTAAAGGCCGTCCATGATGGCGTCGGGGTTGAGATTGGCGGAGAACTGCCAGCCCGACATCACGACGCCGCCGTAGGAGCCATGCTCTGTGGTGAAGTAATAGTCGGCGAGCGCGCTGTCATCGAACAGACCCTGCTCCGCCATGACGAGGGGGATGTCGGCCGCCGCGCCGAAACCGAAGATCGACAATTCGCGTTTGCGCACCTCGCGTGCGGCACGGGCCGCGATCACCTTGTCCGGCCCTGGGGCCGGACGCGGCAAATCGTTGAGGGGACGGCGCACGCCGCTGAAATAGGCGGGGTCGAAGGGCGTCTCCGTGGTCATCATCATCGCGGGATCGACCACGATGGTATCGACGAACATCCCGGGAATCGCGACGCCGGAAGCGGGCCGCGCGCCCGTCGGCAGGATGCGGCGCACTTGTGCGATGACGCGGCCGCCGCTGGCTTTGGCCGCCAGCACGAGGCCGAGGTTGGAGGACACCAGCGCCTCGTCCTCGAAGGAGAGATTGCCGTGCTCGTCCGCGCTCGACGCCCGCACGATGGCGACATCAAGCGGCCAGGTCGGATAGTAGAGTAGGGTCTCGCCGTCGAATTCGATCTTGCGGACGAGGTCTTCCGCGGCCTTCGACGTGAACTTGCCGCCGCCGTGGTCGGGGTCGATATAGGTGCCGACGCCGACGCGCGTCATATAGCCCGGGCTCTTGCGGGCGACCTCGCGCAGCCAGTGCATGCAGGCGCCGATCGGCCAGGAATAGGCCTCGATGCGGTTCTCGCGGACGAGGCGCATCAGCTCCGGCCGGCGGCCGGTGACGGGATCGACCGGGTTGATGTAGGAGCCCGTGACGATCCGCTTCATGAGGCCTTCCTGGGCCACATGGTCCATGCCCTTCACACCCTGCGCGTCACCGGTTCCGCACGGAAAGTAGAAGGTGAGATCGCGCGGATGGCTGGTGGACCGGAAGCGATCGCCCAAGGCTTTCAATACCTTGTCGGGCGTGATCCAGCCGATGACGCCGACGGAAGCGACGGTGGCGCCATCGGGGATGCTGGCTACGGCTTCGGCCGCATCGACGATCTTGATCATGACTTCACCACGAAACGTTGCAAGGTCGCTTTCGCTGCCGGCCCGGCACAATCAGCGGCGAACATGTGGCCCGCCAGATGATCGAGCCGCTCGCCGTCGAGCGTCGCGAAGGGCTCAAAGAAGCGTTTGGTCGAGGCGACGGCCTCGCGCGGCAGGGCGGCGAATTTTTCCGCCAGCGCGCTGGCGCGGGCCAGCGCCTCGCCGGCCGGCGCGCTGAAATCGGCGACGCCGAGCCGCAGCGCTTCCGTGCCGTCGATCGGTTCCGCCCCCCAGGTGAGGAGCCGCGCCTTCGTCGGTCCGACGCGCGCCACGAGGGCGCCGAGGCCCCACGGCGGCAGCCAGCCGTTCGGCACCTCCGGCAGGTGCCAGCGCGTGTTGTCGGCCGTGACGACGACGTCGCAGGAGGCCGCGAGGATGAAGCCGCCGCCGAGCGCGAAGCCCTCGACGGCCGCGATCACCGGCTTGCCGAGGACACCGATGCGCCGGGCGATGGCGGCTGTCTCGGCCTCGTGGCGACGCATGCCATCCACCGAGAGGCGGCCGAGTTCCTTGAGGTCGCTGCCGGCGCAGAAGGCAGGCGCTGCGCCGGTCAGGACGACGGCGCCGACGGCTTGATCGCTCTCGGCGACGTCCAGTGCCTGCGCAAGGGCGCGCATGCTGTCCGTTCCGAGCGCATTGCGGCGTTCCGGCCGGTTGAGCGTGAGGACAACGATCCCGTTCCGCCGGTCGAAACCGACGAGGGCGCTGGTTGCAGGGGACACGTCATTCATGGCTTATCCTCAATCCAGCCGCGCGCCGTCGCGATTGAGCAGGAGGCGCAGGTCCGCGCCATCGATGGCACGTGGCGCCATGCGCTCCCTGACGGCGAGGGCCGCGGCATGGCCGATGGCATGGCCGTAGGAAAAGCACTGGGCCGTCACGCGGGCCGAGGCCACGGCCTCATGCTCTGCGGACAGGCAGCGGCCGGCAGCGATCAGGCCTTCGCCGCGCTGAGGCACGAAACAGCCGTAGGGCACCTCGTAGACATCATCGAGCAGCCACTCGACCTTGGGCTTGGCGCCAGCATGCAGCTCGATCGGCCACGGCGAGCGGGCAATGCCGTCGCGGCGCTTGCGGCCCGCGACGACATCACTGTTGGCAAGCTTGGTGACGCCTTCAATCTGGCGCGTCTGGCGCACGCCCACCTGCACGCCGGTGTCGTTGACGAAGGCGTTCTCGCAGCCTGCCAGATGATCGCGGAAGAAGCGCGCATATTCGCGCATCTGCAGACGGCCCTCGCTCTCGGCGTCGGAGAAGTCACGCCAGAACAGCGTGTTGAGCTCGCGCCCATCCGGGCCGATGACGCGGGTGCAGTTGCAGAGAAGTTCGCCCGGCCGCGTCGTCGTGAAGAGCCAGATCTTGGCGCGTGGCAGCTTATAGCGCCCGCTCTCATTCTCAGCCTGGATCAGCTTCGAGATTGCTTCGGGCATGATCGTGTCATGGCCGTAGGCGGCGGCGAAGCGCTCGGTGTCGACACCCAGCATGCGGAAGATCATGCTCGGGTTCTGGACGCGGCCTTGGTCGCCGATGAACGAGGGGAAGCCCGCCATGGCGACGAGATCGGCGTCGCCGCTAGCATCGATCGTGACGGCGGCGCGCACATCGACCGGGCCCTGCTTGGTCCAGAGTGCTACGCCCTCGATCTGGTCCCCACCCTCGCAAAGAACACCGGTGACGGTGGCGTGGTAGATGACATCAACCCCGGCGTCGCGAAGTAGCTCATCGGCCGTTTCCCGCCACATGAGCGGGTCATGGACTCGTGTCCAGGTCATGCCGTAGGGCAGGGGCTCGGTGAGGCCACCGCGTGCATCAAGCGCCTGCACGAATTCGTCCGCGAAGCCGAAGACAACCTGCCGTGGCGCGGCCTGACGATTGTCCGTCGCTTCGTAGAGCCCGCAGATGGTCCCGGACAGCCCCGCAACCGCGCCGCCACCGCAGAAGCCATAGCGTTCCACCAAAGTCACGCGCAGGCCGGCACGGGCGGCAGTCACCGCAACGGCGACGCCTGCGGCTCCTCCACCGGCGACGATGATATCCGTGTCGATGCGCAGGCGTGAACGAACATCCACAGCGACGTCTCCCTTGCGCAGCCGGGTGTGCGGCGGCGACAGCTCTTGCGGCCTGTCCACGTGCTGTCGGACCTTGGTCGTCAGCTGACATGGCAGTTTTGTCGGCATCTGACATATCAGTTGCCGAACAGGCCCGTCAAGGGGTATATTGCAGACAGTTGGAGCCTTGAGAATCGTATTTGGATGACCGATCTGACGACATCACCGGTAGACCAGGCCACGGATTCGCTCGCGGAAATCGCTTATCGCCGGATCGAGGAAATGATCGTGACGCGCGAGCTTCTCCCGGGCTCGATGATTTCCGAAAACCAGCTCGCCGATGAACTCAACTGCGGCCGCACGCCCATTCGCGAGGCGCTGCAGCGGTTGAAGCTGGAGGGGTTCGTCGAGATCCACCCAAGGCGTGGCGCGCTGGTGACGCCTGTCGACGTGATGCGGCAGCTCGAACTTCTGGAAGTGCGACGCCCACTGGAGGATCTGGTGGCCCGGCTCGCTGCCGAACGCGCGACGCCTGACGAGCGTCGTGAGATGCTGCGCCTGGCCGATGAGATCACGGCGGCGGCGGAGCGTGGCGACCAGCGCGCCTATCTCAGCGCCAACCGGGCGATCCACGACATTCGCACCAAGGCTTCGCGCAATCAGATGCTTACCCGCACCATGGGGCTGGTACTCGGACTGTCCCGCCGATTCTGGTACGCTTATATTCAGGACACGGGCAGCTTCACCGTCGCGGCGGCGCTACACAACGATATCCTGCAGGCGATCGCCGCCGGTTCTGCGAAGGATGCGGCCGATGCTGTCTCCCGCCTGCTCGATTTTCTGGAAAGCCTGACGCGCCGCGCGATCGAGCGGCAGCTGTAAAGGCAGAGTGTGTCAGGCGCCATGCCCTCGCCTTTGGCGATGCGGCATGAGAGGGGCGAAACGATGAGCGCGCCATGTTGTTGAGCGTTCTATCGCCGCTCGCATTTCCCGCCTTCAAAGATAGGTCAATCCCATAACCCGACCGACAGAGGTTGTGGTAGCGTTCACTATGCCTCTACCAGACGATCTCTCACAATGCCTCGTTCTGAATACCGTTGCCGCCGCGCGCTCACTGCTGAGGCGGAACGACGCGAGGTTGAAACCTTTCGGTGTAACCGTTCAGCAGTTTTCACTGCTCGCGGCCATTCGCTTCCACCCGGACGAGCCCGTTGCGACTTTGGCGCAGCGGGTGCTCGTGGATCGGACCAGCCTGATCCGGAACCTTGATCTCCTCGATCGAAAGGGGCTCGTGCGACGTGTCGCGGGTAAAGTTGGGAACACGCGCGTTTGCGAACTCACTGAGCAAGGCGACATCCTGCTGGATCGCCTCCTGCTCGAGTGGCAACGGCCCAGAGCCAGGCTCACGGAAGGTCTTTCGGACCAAGACGTGGAGGCCTATCTTCGGGTTAGCAGGCATCTGTCGCAGGAGTAAGAACCCCCCGGGGGGGATTGCCTTGATCTTCTTATATGCTAGTGATGTGTATATACACAAAAAGGGCGCTCGATGCAGGAACCTATTGTCGTAACCGGACTTGGTGCGGTGTCCCCCCTCGGCGCTGGTGTTGCAACGAACTGGAAAAGGCTTGTTGCCGGACAGAGCGGAATCAGGACGAACACACGCTTCGCAACGGAAGGGTGGAAATGCAGGATCGCCGGCCTCGTGCCAAGCCGGGCGGAGGACCCCGAAGGCTTTGACCCGGAAGCGTCGATGGATCCTCGGGAATTGCGCAGAACCGATCTGTTCATCCACTACGCGATGGCGGCGGCCATCGAGGCGCTGGATCAAGCAGGCTGGCATCCCGAAGGCTCCGCGGAGAAGATGCGCACCGCCACGGTCGTTGGAACCGGGGTCGGCGGTGTTCCCGCGATCACGGGCGCGACCGAGACCATTCGGA
Proteins encoded in this region:
- a CDS encoding TetR family transcriptional regulator; the encoded protein is MVGIRQFDEETLLEQAEAVFRAKGFEATSMADLAEATGVQRGSLYNAYGDKEELFLRSFARYEARFLGAAKEALLIEDPRAAVTAFLDAAIANMTIAPTGRGCLTTRTAVEARQAGGRIRDGLRRLMSELETTLRTALSRPGAAGRLALSPEQAARLLVVFTRGLAVMERLDVAPDALRADAHALVDLLVPA
- a CDS encoding NitT/TauT family transport system substrate-binding protein; this translates as MKRMTRRLAVIAAAQFGILLGATAIAPAAQAAEKMTLLLNWVPQGDHSPYYYARKMGWYADEGIDLTIEGGRGSAATIPRVAAGQVAVGIADMANILEGRSKNIDAVGVMALYANTAFGLYWKKGGSISSPKDIAGKKIGAPAGDAVRPIWPVIAKAIGIPAESVTWVNIAPEAKVASLQAGIIDVSPHLYSVHDVYEKSFGKDLGYVSLRELGVNPYGLSIFTSGAYMKNNPETLKKFLKVSQKAIRACFENPKPCTAVLASETSQNADDVLANWKRVETLIADDIGRKVAIGAYDPERVQADVAMIETLFNVKLGPGPYFTNDYLDKSIKLP
- a CDS encoding MR_MLE domain-containing protein, translating into MDDRPRIRVMEARLGERHWPLRIPFHYGRVTVSRFAEVHLALDAVIGGRAITGYAAEIAAPKWFEKDPGVGADESADRLKLAAIRAAEIAGAIASDLPDVAALERELTSAMASDTALAKAGLTALERAFGVALVERATIDGLCRALDLSFEEIVACDLLGLAADEGNAYRAWLTSRDAPPQRIGVRHTVGLADPLSAADFAGDPADGKPVTLEEVIAATGIDRFKVKLGGSLEALDRLEAIASLLDAALPAYRISLDANEAFDDLDIFAGVMAELVRQPRLRRFVASIVYVEQPLHRRLALSVDLRRLALPWPVIIDESDDSDDAFARAMALGYAGVSMKTCKGVLHGLRNAARASAAGGFITAEDLCVQPGIALQQNLAAAAAIRVADCERNGHHFGPGTAALPNDERAAIEALHPDVYGPEGLRIGAGQIRLGSTLAAPGFGTTLTPRRSVPLTSVQMRPETSLPAESKATF
- a CDS encoding NitT/TauT family transport system ATP-binding protein gives rise to the protein MLTTLNTSASIASGQPTPDAPPPFIHLQGVRKVYRQRGQEFLAVSDATFDVAEGELITLVGPSGCGKSTLLKILAGLHGHDGGVVRIGNDRQPFDPGRDIGMVFQQALLLKWRRILDNVMLPAEILGLPVRESRERARHLLALVGLAGFEDKFPYELSGGMQQRVSIARALVHDPKLVLMDEPFGALDALTRERMNIELRRIWKDSGKTILFVTHGISEAVFLGTQVVVLTARPARMAALIPIDLPEPRTLDIKTHDAFGAYTRQIYGLLGMH
- a CDS encoding NitT/TauT family transport system permease protein; this translates as MADTAQAAPGTGNGEAPRLAMQLGRMGPAIGIHLALLALWYAVTAWGGIPRFILPSPVETVSTLFQPHYNWGMHIYITTIEVFGGFILASIFGVALAVVFSWWPVTGRTAMPLLVTLNMIPKVAMAPLLIVWLSYGIIPNIVIAFTICFFPIVITTARGLREVESDLVDLVRALRGSRQQIFTKIQLPSALPYIFSGMRVAAVLAVAGAVVGEFIGSERGLGYLMLQVQSSLDTPAMFMCLALISMIGIVLYGLVVFGERLFVVADARLD
- a CDS encoding Nucleoside-diphosphate-sugar epimerase is translated as MLTRQGPNSDYLNPGLFPEAFRDVAHLEDFMSMPTLELAEDLEKIEGDVIILGVAGKVGICLARMIKRAAPHKRVVGVSRFSEEGLEAHLQSFGVETIRCDLLDEKAVGELPKLANVIYMAGLKFDYKGREDFLWAMNTIAPGIVARAFAGSRIVTFSTIHVYPWSNPLHGGVTEEMPPFARPGEYANSVVGRERTFQYYSRLHDTPGRIARLVYAIDMRYGVLQEIASWVLNGKPVPLDTGHVNIIWQGDASAQMIRLLRHCDVPASPINIGGPEAVSVRKIATQFGELFGVEPKFSGEESTSCLFVNCDAVADLLGNPVVPINPMVRWVAEWMKSGKPLYGKPSKFEVRSGVF
- a CDS encoding Dihydrodipicolinate synthetase family protein, with translation MPRHHSDIDPRLIAALRKGAVLPAHPLALDSTRKLDVTRQRALTRYYLDAGATGVAVGVHTTQFAIRAVGLYEPVLRIAAETASDWQAVPSLLVAGVTGRTEQAVKEADVARELGYHAALLNVAAFKGTSETEVLDHCRRIAAEIPIIGFSLLPAVGGFHLSYEFWREFAAIENAIAIKMAPFDRYRTLDIVRAVVDAGAADRVTLYTGNDDHIVLDLLQPFVVRSADGRSERRARIRGGLLGHWSVWTKSAVDLLARIHALPDEAAVPVDLLAQDSVVTDCNGAIYDAAHNLVGCIPGCLEVLRRQGLLTGITCLDPNERLSPGQAEAIDRVYAHYPEMNDDAFVRANLDRWLSERGASVPLVA